In Candidatus Kryptobacter tengchongensis, the following are encoded in one genomic region:
- a CDS encoding RNase HII has product MVKTSEGEMMRIENEFYEQGYSIIAGVDEAGCGPLAGPVVACAVILPKGYFNSLIYDSKKVSPKLRRELYGVISENAIDIGIGVASNDEIDKFNVRGATKLAMIRALLELEVKPDVVLVDGNFFDVNFWMLNHDGRKVVIKNIIKGDRKSISIASASIIAKVLRDNFMEHYDEIYPGYNFSKHKGYPTEEHLSAIKRFGVTEIHRKTYKPIQKFLKALKQSRLFDEEK; this is encoded by the coding sequence ATGGTGAAGACATCTGAGGGTGAAATGATGCGAATAGAGAATGAATTCTATGAGCAGGGTTATTCAATTATAGCAGGGGTTGATGAAGCGGGATGTGGACCTCTTGCTGGACCTGTGGTTGCATGTGCTGTCATCCTACCGAAAGGTTATTTTAATTCGTTGATTTACGATTCAAAAAAAGTTTCTCCAAAATTGAGGAGGGAACTTTATGGGGTGATCTCGGAGAATGCGATTGATATAGGAATTGGAGTTGCCTCAAACGATGAGATAGATAAATTTAATGTAAGAGGGGCAACGAAACTTGCGATGATTAGAGCATTGCTTGAACTTGAGGTAAAACCAGATGTCGTTCTTGTTGATGGGAATTTTTTTGATGTTAATTTCTGGATGTTAAACCATGATGGCAGAAAAGTTGTGATTAAAAACATAATAAAAGGTGACAGGAAGTCAATCTCAATTGCGTCTGCCTCAATTATTGCGAAGGTTTTGAGAGATAATTTCATGGAACATTACGATGAAATTTACCCTGGTTATAATTTCTCAAAGCATAAGGGTTATCCTACTGAGGAACATCTTTCAGCGATAAAAAGATTTGGCGTTACAGAGATTCACAGGAAAACTTATAAGCCAATTCAAAAATTTTTAAAAGCGTTAAAACAATCAAGATTGTTTGATGAGGAGAAATGA
- a CDS encoding putative endonuclease, with protein MRRNDIGKLGEEIAVKFLSGKGYKILERNFRYGHGEIDIIAMDGEVLVFVEVRTKFSDKFGMPEDSVTLKKRKQLKKIASAFLETHDVNFSECRFDFIGIMFKNRKPQINHIENAFQ; from the coding sequence ATGAGGAGAAATGATATAGGGAAACTTGGCGAAGAGATTGCTGTTAAGTTTTTATCTGGTAAAGGATATAAGATTTTGGAAAGGAATTTCAGATATGGGCATGGTGAAATTGATATAATTGCGATGGACGGTGAAGTTCTTGTATTCGTTGAAGTTAGGACAAAATTTTCAGATAAATTTGGTATGCCAGAGGATTCTGTTACGCTTAAGAAAAGAAAACAGTTGAAAAAGATTGCATCCGCTTTTCTTGAAACGCACGATGTAAATTTTTCTGAATGTAGATTTGATTTTATTGGAATAATGTTTAAAAATAGGAAGCCTCAAATAAATCATATTGAAAATGCATTTCAATAA
- a CDS encoding carbon starvation protein encodes MNLALAMFLSVIGLLLGFLTWGKYVAHKVGVNPEIPTPAVRINDGVDYVPTKPLVLLGHHYASIAAAGPIVGPTLALIYGFVPVWLWLLLGVIFIGAVHDFSALFVSVRENGRSIAHIARKTLGNTGFAFFLSFAILLIMLVNAAFLQLTAIALTSYYPISKLGLPPDQTLLKTEIINGEVYGKIGGIASTSVIIITVFAPFIGYLLYKKHIKTYIASIIALVIALFSVIIGFRYPVTLDPKLWMVVILIYSFVASWIPVWIILQPRDFINVHFLYIGLFSLVLGIIGSGFAGVKIQMPAFNINSESIEALGTVWPFLFVTIACGAVSGAHALIATGTTSKQLANEKHAHLIGYGAMLLESLLGLSVALAILGAVDFEHYKEIVWPMQGGHLRQGNAPLAFAVSVGKTLNTGLGIPISYGTIFGILMLEGFLVTTIDTLFRLMRYFFEELWNVLFVKKPAILNSRVFNSILGIALTALLAFTNGYQKIWPIFGSANQLLAALTLVAVTAWFAQRSVKAYFAAIPAGFMILTTIASLSILLKRYIESKNLTLTITDILLLFLAIGVVLLTFKYFFKLRHELEREKVAEPVK; translated from the coding sequence GTGAATCTTGCCCTTGCGATGTTTTTATCAGTTATAGGTTTATTGCTTGGTTTTCTCACCTGGGGTAAATATGTAGCTCACAAAGTGGGTGTGAATCCAGAAATTCCGACACCAGCGGTTCGGATAAATGATGGGGTTGATTATGTGCCGACCAAACCTCTTGTTCTTCTTGGGCATCATTATGCTTCAATTGCAGCAGCAGGACCAATTGTTGGTCCAACGCTTGCTTTGATTTATGGCTTTGTTCCCGTGTGGTTATGGCTTTTGCTTGGGGTGATTTTCATTGGAGCGGTTCATGATTTTTCGGCATTATTTGTAAGTGTAAGGGAAAATGGTCGTTCAATTGCTCACATAGCAAGGAAAACGCTTGGGAATACTGGTTTTGCTTTTTTTCTTTCATTCGCAATTTTGCTTATTATGCTTGTAAATGCTGCTTTCCTTCAACTTACGGCGATAGCTTTAACCTCTTATTATCCAATTTCAAAGCTTGGGCTTCCTCCTGATCAAACGCTTTTGAAAACGGAGATTATAAATGGTGAGGTCTATGGTAAGATAGGGGGTATAGCCTCAACCTCTGTTATAATTATCACGGTCTTTGCTCCGTTTATCGGTTATTTGCTATACAAAAAACACATAAAAACATATATTGCAAGCATCATCGCTTTAGTTATAGCTTTATTTTCGGTCATCATTGGTTTTAGATATCCCGTTACGCTTGATCCTAAATTATGGATGGTGGTAATTTTGATTTATTCTTTTGTTGCTTCTTGGATACCTGTTTGGATAATTTTACAGCCTCGGGATTTTATAAATGTTCATTTTCTATACATTGGTCTTTTCAGTTTAGTTTTGGGGATTATCGGGAGCGGTTTTGCTGGTGTTAAAATTCAAATGCCAGCTTTTAACATAAATTCCGAATCAATAGAAGCTCTCGGGACGGTATGGCCATTTTTATTTGTGACCATAGCGTGTGGGGCTGTTTCAGGGGCTCATGCTTTGATTGCAACTGGAACAACATCAAAACAGCTTGCTAATGAAAAGCACGCTCATCTTATTGGGTACGGTGCGATGCTTCTTGAGTCATTGCTTGGGCTTTCAGTTGCACTTGCGATACTTGGTGCGGTTGATTTTGAGCATTATAAGGAGATTGTGTGGCCAATGCAGGGAGGTCACCTGAGACAGGGGAATGCACCGCTTGCTTTCGCTGTAAGCGTTGGTAAAACACTTAACACAGGACTTGGAATACCTATCTCGTATGGAACTATATTTGGAATTTTAATGCTTGAGGGATTTTTGGTAACAACAATTGACACCCTCTTTAGATTAATGAGATATTTCTTTGAGGAGTTATGGAATGTTTTATTTGTTAAAAAACCAGCAATTTTAAATTCAAGGGTTTTCAATTCAATTTTAGGTATAGCGCTCACGGCGTTGCTTGCTTTTACTAACGGTTATCAGAAAATTTGGCCCATATTTGGTTCGGCAAACCAACTTTTAGCAGCTCTCACACTGGTTGCTGTAACTGCATGGTTTGCTCAAAGGTCTGTTAAAGCATATTTTGCTGCTATTCCCGCTGGATTTATGATTTTGACGACAATAGCTTCGCTTTCTATCCTCCTGAAAAGATATATTGAATCAAAGAACTTAACATTAACCATAACCGATATTCTTTTGCTATTTTTAGCTATCGGAGTTGTACTTTTGACATTTAAATACTTTTTCAAACTTCGCCATGAATTGGAAAGGGAGAAGGTCGCAGAACCAGTGAAGTAG
- a CDS encoding glycerol-3-phosphate acyltransferase PlsY, translating into MLKYFTAFLLGYLFGSIPTAFILVKLFKRIDIRRAGSGNVGALNAYEVTGSALIGIVVLVVDVLKGFFAVKICQDLFANDSIVVLISGASSVLGHNFSVWISFYGGRGLATSVGVFMAVNPSLIFIWCILWLIAYAKIQNVHAGNIWATIFTPLVIAPVVRFFNSFSRINTSNENFILFVILISLLIFIKHFKPLVQLFRERKILKNKFR; encoded by the coding sequence ATGTTGAAATACTTCACTGCGTTTTTGCTTGGCTATTTGTTTGGGTCAATCCCGACTGCTTTTATACTTGTTAAGTTATTTAAGAGGATTGACATCCGCAGGGCAGGAAGTGGAAATGTTGGGGCTTTGAATGCGTATGAGGTTACAGGTTCAGCCTTAATTGGGATTGTGGTTTTAGTTGTTGATGTTTTAAAGGGTTTTTTCGCTGTTAAAATTTGTCAGGATTTGTTTGCGAATGATTCAATTGTGGTTTTAATTTCAGGTGCTTCATCTGTTCTTGGTCATAATTTTTCTGTTTGGATAAGTTTCTATGGTGGGCGTGGGCTTGCTACTTCGGTTGGTGTTTTTATGGCTGTGAATCCTTCATTGATTTTTATTTGGTGTATTCTGTGGTTAATCGCTTATGCAAAAATTCAAAATGTTCACGCTGGAAATATATGGGCAACTATTTTTACCCCTTTGGTTATCGCTCCAGTTGTTAGATTTTTTAATTCGTTTAGCCGTATAAATACGAGCAATGAGAATTTTATCCTTTTTGTAATTTTAATTTCGCTGTTAATTTTCATCAAACATTTTAAGCCACTTGTTCAACTTTTCAGAGAGAGAAAAATTTTAAAAAATAAATTTCGGTAA
- a CDS encoding serine protease Do encodes MFKGARKGFLFFGFLSVLLIGMLVGYSINSLTASVNHNNSHSVEGKVYSESNHLEVSHYDVTQNVYDARHNAITKAVAKASPAVVGINVTAIEEYTDPFFRFFEDDPFFRYFFGDRFKYRVPVRSLGSGFIISPDGYIVTNEHVIGNAREIVVTLSTGEKYKARLVGKDPVSDIAVLKIDVKEKLPYLVFGNSDDVIIGEWAIAMGNPFGLFELGNKPTVTVGVISAVKMNLHSVGGRIYKDMIQTDAAINSGNSGGPLLNALGEVIGINTVIYTPNQGNVGVGFAIPINRAKVIIDELIKKGKIERDFRIGMRVQTLDENLAKYFNLSKTEGVIVTDVASGSPAQKAGLKEGDLIIEVNGEPIKDEQSLIEIIQMAKVGDVLSFKVIRDGKEVIIKMKLEKA; translated from the coding sequence ATGTTTAAAGGTGCGAGGAAAGGTTTTCTCTTTTTTGGCTTTTTATCTGTTTTGTTGATAGGTATGCTCGTTGGATATTCTATAAACTCGCTCACTGCAAGCGTGAATCATAATAATTCTCATTCAGTTGAAGGAAAAGTTTATAGTGAGTCAAATCATCTTGAAGTTTCACATTATGATGTTACGCAGAATGTTTATGATGCGAGGCATAATGCAATTACAAAAGCAGTTGCGAAGGCAAGTCCTGCTGTCGTTGGTATAAATGTGACCGCAATTGAGGAATACACCGATCCTTTCTTTAGATTTTTTGAGGACGATCCATTTTTCAGATACTTCTTTGGTGATAGGTTCAAATATCGTGTCCCTGTTAGAAGTCTTGGTTCAGGGTTTATAATCTCGCCCGATGGTTATATAGTTACAAATGAACATGTAATCGGGAATGCAAGAGAAATTGTTGTAACTCTTTCAACTGGAGAAAAATATAAAGCAAGGCTTGTGGGTAAAGACCCTGTATCTGATATCGCTGTTTTAAAAATTGATGTAAAGGAGAAATTGCCATATCTTGTATTTGGAAATTCTGATGATGTTATAATTGGTGAATGGGCAATTGCGATGGGGAATCCATTTGGTTTATTTGAACTTGGGAATAAGCCGACCGTTACGGTTGGAGTGATAAGTGCGGTTAAAATGAACCTTCACTCGGTTGGGGGAAGGATTTATAAAGATATGATTCAAACCGATGCAGCAATTAACAGTGGGAACAGCGGTGGACCGCTTTTGAATGCATTGGGTGAGGTGATAGGGATTAACACTGTTATTTATACCCCAAATCAGGGAAATGTTGGGGTTGGATTTGCAATCCCGATAAACAGAGCTAAAGTTATAATTGATGAACTTATCAAGAAGGGGAAGATTGAGCGTGATTTCAGAATTGGGATGAGAGTTCAAACCCTTGATGAGAACTTAGCGAAGTATTTTAATCTTTCAAAAACAGAAGGAGTTATAGTTACTGATGTAGCTTCAGGAAGCCCGGCGCAAAAAGCTGGACTTAAAGAGGGTGATTTAATTATTGAAGTTAATGGTGAACCGATAAAGGATGAACAAAGCTTGATTGAGATAATTCAGATGGCGAAGGTTGGTGATGTTTTAAGTTTCAAAGTGATAAGAGATGGGAAAGAGGTTATAATTAAAATGAAACTTGAAAAGGCATAA
- a CDS encoding adenylosuccinate lyase — MIPRYTRPEMEKIWSDENKFNIWLQIEILAVEAHSKLGLVPESAVEEIKNKARFDVKRILEIEAKVKHDVVAFLTSVSESVGDVSKYIHYGMTSSDVLDTCLAVQMKQAGEIILDDLEKLSQVLREKAIKHKYTIMIGRTHGVHAEPITLGFKFALWFEETKRNIDRMKRAVENISYGKIAGAVGTYDNVNPFVEKYVCEKLGLKVEPVSTQIIQRDRHAEYLTTLAIIASSLEKFATEIRHLQRTEVLEAEEYFSEGQKGSSAMPHKRNPVRCERISGLARVVRANALASLENITLWHERDISHSSVERIIIPDSTTIVDFMLNEMIDIIDKLLIYPDRMLKNLSLTNGLIFSQKVLLALIEKGLTREKAYELVQRNAMKCWKTGERFAELLKRDPDVSMYMSDMEIEKIFDYGSVLEKIDFIFERIGIEKQS; from the coding sequence ATGATCCCGAGATATACAAGACCTGAAATGGAAAAGATATGGTCGGATGAAAACAAGTTTAACATCTGGCTTCAAATTGAGATACTTGCTGTTGAAGCGCATTCAAAACTTGGGCTTGTTCCAGAGTCGGCGGTTGAAGAGATAAAGAATAAAGCAAGATTTGATGTTAAAAGAATTCTTGAAATTGAAGCAAAGGTAAAGCATGATGTTGTTGCTTTTTTGACAAGTGTTTCTGAAAGTGTTGGCGATGTCTCAAAGTATATACATTATGGGATGACCTCTTCAGATGTTCTTGATACTTGTCTTGCAGTTCAAATGAAACAAGCCGGGGAAATTATACTTGATGACCTTGAGAAATTATCTCAGGTTTTAAGAGAAAAGGCAATCAAGCACAAATATACTATAATGATTGGGCGAACACATGGTGTTCACGCTGAGCCGATAACTCTTGGTTTTAAATTTGCGCTTTGGTTTGAGGAGACAAAGAGAAACATTGATAGAATGAAAAGGGCAGTTGAAAATATATCTTATGGTAAAATTGCTGGCGCAGTTGGAACTTATGATAATGTTAACCCTTTTGTTGAAAAATATGTCTGTGAAAAACTTGGTTTGAAGGTTGAGCCAGTTTCAACGCAGATAATCCAAAGGGACAGGCATGCTGAATATCTAACGACGCTTGCCATCATTGCTTCATCGCTTGAGAAATTTGCAACTGAGATAAGACATCTTCAAAGAACCGAGGTCCTTGAAGCGGAAGAGTATTTTTCCGAGGGACAGAAAGGTTCATCCGCCATGCCACATAAGCGAAATCCGGTAAGATGTGAGAGAATATCCGGGCTTGCGAGGGTTGTGAGAGCAAATGCTCTTGCTTCGCTTGAAAATATAACACTTTGGCATGAAAGAGATATATCTCATTCTTCGGTTGAAAGAATAATTATTCCTGATAGCACAACAATTGTTGATTTCATGTTAAATGAGATGATTGACATAATTGACAAACTTCTTATTTACCCTGATAGAATGTTGAAAAATTTGAGTTTGACAAATGGTTTGATTTTTTCTCAAAAGGTTTTGCTTGCTTTGATTGAAAAGGGGTTAACACGGGAAAAAGCGTATGAACTTGTTCAAAGGAACGCAATGAAATGCTGGAAGACAGGGGAAAGGTTTGCTGAACTTTTAAAGAGAGATCCCGATGTTTCAATGTATATGAGCGATATGGAAATTGAAAAAATCTTTGATTATGGAAGTGTCCTTGAGAAAATTGACTTTATCTTTGAGAGAATCGGAATTGAAAAGCAAAGTTAA
- a CDS encoding aldehyde dehydrogenase (NAD+), with the protein MSEVFKNYINGKWVDAKSGKTFENRNPANWDDLIGVFPKSGPEDVEEAVKAARKAYQSWRLVPPPKRADIIKKAADLLVQRKEEIAREMTREMGKILLETRGDVQEGIDTGYYAAGEGRRLFSYTTTSELPNKFAMAIRLPVGVAGVITPWNFPMAIPTWKIFPALVAGNTVVFKPASDTPKTATTLVQILEEAGIPEGVVNLVHGGGTDVGMAIVKHPDVDLISFTGSTAVGKIISKESSDTLKRVSLEMGGKNAQIVLEDANLELALDGVLWGAFGTAGQRCTATSRLILHEAIYDQFIEMLVERVKKLKVGNGLDESTEMGPVINEAQLNKIHQYVEIGKQEGAKLLIGGHRLTGGEYDKGWFYAPTIFVDVHPKMRIAQEEIFGPVLSVIKVKSFEEAIEVINDSTYGLSSSIYTRDVNKAFKAIRDIQAGITYINAPTIGAETHLPFGGVKQTGNGHREGGWTVFDFFTEIKTVYVDYSDKLQRAQIDTYKE; encoded by the coding sequence ATGTCGGAAGTCTTCAAAAATTACATCAATGGTAAATGGGTTGATGCAAAATCTGGAAAGACATTTGAGAACAGAAATCCTGCTAATTGGGATGACTTAATTGGTGTGTTCCCGAAATCAGGACCTGAGGATGTTGAGGAGGCTGTGAAAGCAGCAAGAAAGGCATATCAATCTTGGCGGCTTGTTCCGCCACCCAAAAGAGCTGATATAATTAAAAAAGCTGCTGATCTTCTTGTTCAAAGGAAAGAGGAAATTGCGCGTGAGATGACCCGAGAGATGGGCAAAATTTTGCTTGAAACGCGCGGTGATGTTCAAGAGGGAATTGATACGGGATACTACGCAGCTGGTGAAGGTAGAAGATTGTTCAGTTATACAACCACATCTGAATTGCCAAATAAATTTGCTATGGCTATTCGTCTTCCAGTTGGGGTTGCTGGAGTTATAACACCGTGGAACTTTCCTATGGCAATTCCAACTTGGAAAATTTTCCCTGCACTCGTTGCTGGAAACACTGTTGTATTTAAACCTGCCTCTGATACCCCAAAAACAGCAACGACGCTTGTTCAAATTCTTGAAGAGGCTGGTATTCCCGAAGGTGTTGTCAATCTTGTCCATGGCGGTGGAACTGATGTCGGAATGGCAATTGTAAAACATCCAGATGTTGATTTGATAAGTTTCACAGGTTCAACAGCGGTTGGAAAGATCATCTCAAAAGAATCTTCTGATACGTTAAAGCGCGTTTCACTTGAGATGGGCGGAAAAAATGCTCAAATAGTTCTTGAAGATGCAAATCTTGAACTTGCGCTTGATGGCGTTCTTTGGGGTGCTTTTGGAACTGCGGGGCAAAGATGCACTGCAACAAGCAGGTTAATTTTACACGAGGCGATTTATGACCAGTTCATTGAAATGCTTGTTGAAAGAGTTAAAAAGCTAAAAGTTGGAAACGGGCTTGATGAATCAACAGAAATGGGTCCAGTTATAAATGAAGCCCAACTTAACAAAATTCACCAATATGTTGAGATTGGAAAACAGGAAGGCGCTAAGCTATTAATAGGTGGACATAGATTAACGGGTGGGGAATATGATAAAGGTTGGTTTTATGCACCGACGATTTTCGTTGATGTTCATCCGAAGATGAGAATCGCACAAGAAGAAATTTTTGGACCGGTGCTTTCTGTGATAAAAGTCAAATCGTTTGAAGAAGCAATTGAGGTTATAAATGATAGCACCTATGGATTGTCCTCCTCAATTTATACGAGAGATGTGAATAAGGCGTTTAAGGCTATAAGAGATATTCAAGCTGGGATCACATATATCAATGCTCCAACAATTGGGGCTGAAACTCATCTTCCTTTCGGTGGTGTGAAGCAAACCGGCAATGGGCACCGTGAGGGTGGGTGGACGGTGTTTGACTTCTTTACCGAGATAAAGACAGTGTATGTTGACTACAGCGATAAATTGCAAAGAGCACAAATTGATACTTATAAAGAGTGA
- a CDS encoding PAS domain S-box-containing protein, protein MTGKALATLLAFFLILITAGLIYFNEHVLINNFENYARSKVDVLLSNLKHEIEAHLVKGEVDNLFKFISSYKNFPDVKLIAIFDSAGNLMFYVGDRNEISLNLLRQPNVLRYNPDKKLYEIFSPVKGENGNVANILLKVEVVPYRERITKTNLLIFSVIAFIIILSFIGIVSSFNRRIIKPVSRVSGLMQDIARGVYNVQLEVPQSSEIHEFAENFNQMVKLLDEKERRLEKQKSQFKIISEISRLGLDIKSTDEFFKKVVELIRDEFNFLNVLYYVVDSSKKLRLEAISGYLENYMDENYTLEVGYGIPGSAALLGDMVVINDVSKSPQFIPLYEAPIQSEMAIPVRKKGKVVGVLDISSEKVNAFTAEDVRVFRTISETITVILEKFDSTMENIKLLFKLESVYKLTRDLVLAKDIDKIFENAVKIIYSVLGKKEVVVEIYERVGDLLVMRSIYGSLKEPLPYEYVQSINEGIIGRAVKEKNSVYIPDLILEPETKKFYKTTSSEVVVPLIVNNEVVGIINCESEGINAFDNVDILVLQTIADMLSIAIQNANMYQKIYESESKYKTIFENSSEAIFRIDQAGKFIEVNPAFVKIFGFALEDKINLYDLFVSDETASKFKMEISTHGYISGFDAQLKNKFGDVLSVKISLRSSGENYYDGVIVDLTEYLKMKDKIYEADKLRGLAQIAGGMAHEFNNIFAGILGSAQLIKMKFPKEDKTYHWADIIERATVRGAELVKKLIGYARGGKFRVSNLNLNELIIETLQGFSPIEKIAIKTEFEPAIPEISGDREQIIQVLYNIIQNGIEAMENGGSLIIKTDYGWFDEKSVSDPEFVAGEYVHVSIEDTGTGMTEEIKSKIFEPFFTTKRAMGKSGLGLSMAYGVIKSHGGYITVSSTPGKGSKFDIFLPALNSKTIDKEIPKTEMAKSRLKILIVDDEKFIRMSLAEFLNELGHEVLQAGDGIEAMKIYREKKDEIDLVILDVTMPFMDGFEVFKEIKELNKDVKVILTSGFSSERKIMDLISVEKNLRYVQKPYRVEEIEKAINSLFREGQV, encoded by the coding sequence ATGACTGGAAAAGCGCTTGCAACTTTATTGGCATTTTTTCTTATCCTGATTACCGCAGGTTTGATTTATTTTAATGAACATGTGCTTATAAATAACTTTGAGAACTATGCCCGTAGCAAAGTTGATGTCCTTCTCTCAAATTTAAAACATGAAATAGAAGCACACCTTGTTAAGGGTGAGGTTGATAATCTTTTTAAATTTATCAGTAGTTACAAAAATTTTCCAGATGTGAAGTTAATAGCGATATTTGATAGCGCTGGCAATCTTATGTTTTATGTGGGGGATAGAAATGAAATTTCCCTGAATCTTTTACGCCAGCCAAATGTTTTAAGGTATAATCCTGATAAAAAACTTTATGAGATTTTTTCACCTGTTAAAGGTGAGAATGGGAATGTTGCAAATATCCTGCTTAAGGTAGAGGTCGTGCCATATAGAGAGCGTATAACAAAAACAAATCTGCTTATATTCAGTGTCATTGCTTTTATCATAATTTTGAGCTTCATTGGTATTGTGTCAAGTTTCAACCGTAGAATTATAAAGCCAGTTTCAAGGGTTTCAGGGCTTATGCAGGATATAGCGCGCGGGGTTTACAATGTTCAGCTTGAGGTTCCTCAATCATCTGAAATTCATGAGTTTGCCGAAAATTTCAATCAAATGGTTAAACTGCTTGATGAGAAAGAAAGACGCCTTGAAAAGCAAAAATCGCAATTTAAAATAATTTCTGAAATTTCACGGCTTGGGCTTGATATAAAATCCACTGATGAATTTTTCAAAAAGGTTGTGGAGCTTATAAGAGATGAATTCAACTTCTTGAATGTTCTTTATTATGTTGTTGATTCATCAAAAAAATTAAGATTGGAGGCAATTTCAGGTTATCTTGAAAATTATATGGATGAAAATTACACCCTTGAAGTTGGTTATGGAATTCCCGGTTCCGCAGCTTTACTTGGCGATATGGTTGTTATAAACGATGTCTCAAAAAGTCCGCAGTTCATCCCACTTTATGAAGCCCCAATTCAATCTGAAATGGCTATACCTGTTAGAAAAAAAGGTAAAGTTGTTGGTGTTCTTGATATAAGTTCTGAAAAGGTAAACGCATTCACAGCTGAAGATGTTAGAGTTTTCAGAACTATATCCGAAACCATAACTGTAATACTTGAAAAGTTTGACTCAACGATGGAAAATATAAAATTGCTCTTCAAGCTTGAATCGGTTTATAAATTAACGCGTGATCTTGTCCTTGCAAAGGACATTGATAAAATTTTTGAAAACGCTGTCAAGATAATTTACTCTGTCCTTGGGAAAAAAGAAGTGGTAGTTGAAATTTATGAGAGAGTTGGGGATTTGCTCGTGATGAGAAGCATTTATGGCTCATTAAAAGAACCACTGCCATATGAATATGTTCAATCAATTAATGAGGGGATAATTGGTAGAGCGGTAAAAGAAAAAAACTCAGTTTATATTCCTGATCTCATCTTAGAACCTGAAACGAAGAAATTTTATAAAACCACATCTTCGGAAGTTGTAGTTCCGTTAATTGTAAACAATGAAGTTGTAGGCATTATAAACTGTGAATCCGAGGGGATAAATGCCTTTGATAATGTTGATATCCTTGTCCTCCAGACAATTGCAGATATGCTTTCAATAGCAATTCAAAATGCAAATATGTATCAGAAGATCTATGAATCGGAAAGCAAGTACAAAACTATATTTGAGAATTCAAGCGAGGCAATTTTTAGAATTGATCAGGCGGGTAAATTTATTGAGGTTAACCCTGCTTTTGTTAAAATTTTCGGTTTCGCGCTGGAAGATAAGATCAATCTTTATGATTTATTTGTCTCTGATGAGACTGCTTCAAAATTCAAAATGGAAATTTCAACCCACGGGTATATTTCTGGATTTGATGCGCAGTTGAAGAATAAGTTTGGTGATGTTTTGAGTGTTAAAATTTCTCTGAGAAGCTCGGGTGAGAATTATTACGATGGGGTTATAGTTGATTTGACTGAATATTTAAAGATGAAGGATAAGATTTATGAGGCAGATAAACTTCGTGGGCTTGCGCAAATAGCTGGGGGGATGGCGCATGAGTTTAACAACATATTTGCTGGAATCCTTGGCTCAGCTCAACTTATAAAGATGAAATTCCCCAAAGAGGATAAAACATATCATTGGGCTGATATAATTGAAAGAGCAACGGTTAGAGGTGCTGAACTTGTTAAAAAATTAATAGGATATGCAAGAGGTGGGAAATTTAGAGTTTCAAATTTGAATTTGAACGAACTTATAATTGAAACACTTCAAGGTTTCAGTCCAATTGAAAAAATTGCCATCAAAACCGAGTTTGAGCCTGCGATACCAGAGATTTCGGGTGACCGTGAACAGATAATTCAAGTTTTATATAACATAATTCAAAATGGAATTGAAGCTATGGAAAACGGTGGGAGTTTGATTATAAAAACAGATTATGGATGGTTTGATGAAAAAAGTGTAAGTGACCCCGAATTTGTCGCTGGGGAATATGTTCATGTTTCAATAGAAGATACAGGAACTGGGATGACTGAAGAGATTAAAAGCAAAATTTTTGAACCATTTTTTACAACCAAAAGGGCAATGGGGAAAAGTGGGCTTGGGTTGTCAATGGCTTACGGTGTTATTAAAAGCCATGGTGGATATATAACTGTATCAAGCACCCCGGGAAAGGGTTCAAAGTTTGATATATTTCTACCGGCTTTGAATAGTAAAACTATTGATAAGGAAATCCCAAAAACAGAAATGGCAAAATCAAGGTTAAAGATCCTGATAGTTGACGATGAAAAATTTATTAGAATGAGCCTTGCTGAGTTTCTCAACGAACTTGGGCATGAGGTACTTCAAGCAGGAGACGGGATTGAAGCGATGAAGATTTACAGGGAAAAGAAAGATGAAATTGACCTTGTCATACTTGATGTTACAATGCCATTTATGGACGGATTTGAAGTTTTCAAAGAGATTAAGGAGTTGAATAAAGACGTGAAAGTTATACTTACATCGGGATTTTCTTCGGAGAGGAAAATTATGGATTTAATCTCCGTTGAGAAAAATTTAAGGTATGTTCAAAAACCATACCGTGTTGAAGAAATTGAAAAAGCTATAAATAGTTTGTTTAGAGAAGGTCAAGTATAA